Proteins from one Cicer arietinum cultivar CDC Frontier isolate Library 1 chromosome 3, Cicar.CDCFrontier_v2.0, whole genome shotgun sequence genomic window:
- the LOC101489592 gene encoding receptor-like kinase TMK4, whose protein sequence is MKILPQQQSLLLLFSILLVGINADEEADYMSKLLKALTPTPTGWSHNVSYCNWNGVVCRSRRVISISLPSSSLSGVLPPDLSSLANLTHLDLHNNSLTGAVPDMFGVYAIQTVYLGHNNFNLIPEGWFGGLRYNADLQTLNLSNNLNLLRWLLPTDLSGFSSLHTLDLEATNIIGFLPSDMFDMFPNLNTVFLSYNNITGTLPPNLGKSKVRYLRLNDQGTWNGFTGTIEVISSMKFLSQAWLHNNLFSGQIPNMSNCTYLFDLQLHSNSLCGLVPPSLFALSTLKNISLDNNLLQGPIPVFHKGVKATWENNSFCRSDVGPCDPLTTIFLDILADFGFPVILLNSSNGDCIGGILTTCQRGKVVGIDMEDRQYGGTISPAFSKLKSLVNITIGGNNLTGSIPHSLTTLPQLQLLDVSNNNLSGQIPKFSSKVRLITRGNPLLGRDSGGENTTASDQGGPSRKSFRPLGIAGAAIFSVGIVIFIVIIICKYKRYHILLKGLIFKKTIKFPDDNVEDFIQSYNLSVAKQYRYAEVKRMTNSFRDKLGQGGYGVVYKARLPDGRQVAVKVINESKGNGEEFINEVASISRTSHVNIVSLLGFCYENKRALIYEFMSNGSLDKFIHKSGFPDVTCNLDWDTLYQIAIGIARGLEYLHQGCISRILHLDIKPQNILLDEDFCPKISDFGLAKICQRKDSIVSILGTRGTIGFIAPEVFSRSFGGVSHKSDVYSYGMLILEMIGGRKNYDTGGSCSTAEMYFTDWIYKDLELISNKHVNDLTNLEEENDMVRKIIMVSLWCIQTNPSDRPSMSKVIEMLQGPLESVPYPPKPLLYSPERPPLQTSYLSSNNLLETNSISLLKNNSIKSN, encoded by the exons ATGAAGATATTACCTCAACAACAATCTCTTCTGCTTTTGTTTTCCATCCTCTTAGTTGGCATTAATGCAGACGAAGAGGCAGATTACATGTCTAAACTTTTAAAAGCATTGACCCCAACTCCTACAGGTTGGTCTCACAATGTCTCCTATTGCAATTGGAACGGTGTCGTTTGTCGATCCAGACGAGTTATCTCCATCTCTCTCCCATCAAGCTCACTCTCCGGGGTACTCCCTCCCGATCTCAGCTCTCTAGCAAATCTCACCCACTTGGATCTCCACAACAATTCACTCACTGGTGCTGTGCCTGATATGTTTGGCGTCTACGCAATCCAAACTGTGTACCTTGGTCACAACAACTTCAACTTAATTCCAGAGGGTTGGTTTGGAGGGTTACGATACAATGCAGATTTACAAACACTCAACCTTAGCAATAACTTGAATCTCTTGCGATGGTTACTTCCTACAGATTTAAGCGGGTTCTCGTCGTTGCATACTCTTGATCTTGAAGCTACAAATATCATAGGTTTCTTGCCGTCTGACATGTTTGATATGTTTCCAAATTTGAATACTGTTTTTCTTTCTTACAACAACATAACTGGAACTCTGCCTCCGAATCTTGGGAAATCTAAAGTAAGATATTTACGGCTCAATGATCAGGGGACATGGAATGGATTTACAGGTACAATTGAAGTAATATCATCCATGAAGTTTTTGTCTCAAGCTTGGCTTCACAACAACTTGTTCTCGGGTCAGATTCCAAATATGTCCAATTGCACTTATTTGTTTGATCTCCAACTTCACTCAAATTCCTTATGTGGTTTAGTTCCACCTTCGTTGTTCGCTCTCTCTACTTTGAAAAACATATCTTTGGACAACAATCTACTTCAAGGACCAATACCTGTGTTTCACAAAGGTGTTAAGGCAACTTGGGAAAATAATTCCTTTTGTCGAAGTGATGTTGGACCTTGCGATCCTCTGACTACAATTTTTCTTGATATTTTAGCAGATTTTGGGTTTCCTGTTATTTTGTTAAATAGTAGCAACGGAGATTGCATCGGTGGGATATTGACTACGTGTCAAAGAGGGAAGGTTGTGGGCATTGATATGGAGGATCGTCAATATGGTGGAACTATCTCTCCTGcattttccaaattaaaaagtTTAGTGAACATAACTATTGGTGGTAATAATTTGACAGGTTCAATACCACACAGTCTAACAACTTTGCCTCAACTTCAGCTTCTTGATGTTtccaataataatttatcagGACAAATTCCCAAATTTTCATCCAAGGTGAGGTTAATTACAAGAGGCAATCCCTTACTTGGGAGAGACAGTGGAGGAGAAAATACAACTGCTTCTGATCAAGGAGGCCCATCTAGAAAATCATTTAGACCACTCGGGATTGCAG GGGCAGCAATATTTAGTGTTGGAATTgtaatatttattgtgattattATCTGTAAATATAAGAGgtatcatattttgttaaaaggATTGATCTTCAAGAAAACAATCAAATTTCCTGACGACAATGTGGAGGATTTTATACAAAGTTATAATTTATCAGTGGCAAAACAATATAGATATGCAGAAGTGAAAAGAATGACAAACTCTTTCCGAGATAAATTAGGTCAAGGAGGATATGGGGTTGTTTACAAAGCAAGATTACCTGATGGTCGTCAAGTAGCAGTTAAAGTAATAAACGAATCTAAGGGAAATGGAGAAGAATTCATAAATGAAGTTGCTAGCATTAGTAGAACATCACATGTGAACATTGTCTCACTTTTGGGTTTTTGTTATGAGAACAAAAGAGCACTAATATACGAATTCATGTCCAATGGTTCACTAGATAAGTTCATTCATAAAAGTGGATTTCCTGATGTTACTTGTAATTTGGATTGGGACACATTGTACCAAATTGCAATTGGAATTGCTCGAGGATTAGAGTACCTCCATCAAGGATGTATTTCAAGGATTTTACATCTTGATATCAAACCCCAAAACATTCTTTTGGACGAAGACTTTTGTCCAAAAATATCTGATTTTGGACTAGCTAAGATATGTCAAAGAAAGGATAGTATTGTGTCCATACTTGGCACCAGAGGGACTATAGGATTCATAGCTCCTGAAGTATTCAGCCGATCGTTTGGTGGTGTTTCTCACAAGTCTGATGTATATAGCTATGGCATGTTGATTTTAGAAATGATAGGAGGCAGAAAGAATTATGACACTGGAGGGTCATGTAGTACTGCTGAAATGTACTTTACAGACTGGATTTATAAGGATCTTGAGCTAATTAGTAATAAGCATGTGAATGACTTAACAAACctagaggaagaaaatgatatggtaagaaaaattattatggtTAGTCTATGGTGTATCCAAACAAATCCATCAGACAGACCATCCATGAGTAAAGTAATAGAAATGCTACAAGGACCACTTGAGTCAGTACCATATCCTCCGAAGCCTTTATTATATTCTCCTGAAAGACCACCGTTACAAACTTCATATCTATCTTCGAACAATTTGTTAGAGACAAATTCAATATCTTTACTGAAGAATAATTCCATAAAATCAAATTAG